In one Verrucomicrobiota bacterium JB022 genomic region, the following are encoded:
- a CDS encoding outer membrane lipoprotein-sorting protein codes for MHQFRIPALLLALSALTAAAPLHAQPRNRPSPVIQGPEQLNEAEGHRVLQQFRQIGWPGDFAFRFRLLHYPRGGKTEVYYGTLYGAWNAQHPETRVDFDPLDGERQAYLWEGNRESWHYAGAGEPTPLDGETLHQPLLPGLVYTPFDFQIPFLEWQDYVYEGTHRVAGRPAHYYLMYPPSDDPRYAEIGAVRIMIDADFYAILRAEVLSPEEKIIRTLRVGSFKKVDDQWVVTRFDLSDERTRTRTRLEFDAAALGRDLPDTLFTPESLEAPYEALPRQAFRSL; via the coding sequence ATGCATCAGTTTCGTATCCCGGCCCTGCTCCTCGCCCTCAGCGCACTCACGGCGGCGGCGCCCCTGCACGCGCAGCCCCGCAACCGCCCCTCGCCCGTGATCCAGGGCCCCGAGCAGCTCAACGAGGCGGAAGGCCACCGCGTGCTGCAACAGTTTCGCCAGATCGGCTGGCCGGGCGACTTTGCCTTCCGCTTTCGCCTGCTGCATTACCCGCGCGGCGGCAAGACGGAGGTCTATTACGGCACGCTCTACGGCGCCTGGAATGCCCAGCACCCGGAGACCCGGGTCGACTTCGACCCGCTGGACGGCGAGCGCCAGGCCTACCTCTGGGAGGGCAACCGCGAAAGCTGGCACTACGCCGGTGCAGGTGAGCCTACGCCGCTCGATGGCGAGACGCTGCACCAGCCGTTGCTCCCCGGCCTTGTCTACACGCCCTTCGATTTCCAGATCCCCTTCCTGGAGTGGCAGGATTACGTTTATGAGGGCACCCACCGCGTCGCCGGCCGCCCGGCGCACTACTACCTGATGTACCCGCCGAGCGACGACCCCCGTTATGCCGAGATCGGCGCGGTGCGCATCATGATCGACGCCGATTTCTACGCCATCCTGCGCGCCGAAGTGCTCAGCCCGGAGGAAAAGATCATCCGCACCCTGCGCGTCGGCTCGTTCAAGAAAGTCGACGACCAGTGGGTGGTGACGCGTTTCGACCTCAGCGACGAGCGCACCCGCACCCGCACGCGCCTGGAGTTCGACGCGGCTGCGCTGGGTCGGGATTTGCCCGATACGCTCTTCACGCCCGAAAGCCTGGAAGCGCCCTACGAGGCCCTGCCGCGCCAAGCCTTCCGATCGCTATAG
- a CDS encoding ribbon-helix-helix domain-containing protein, whose protein sequence is MVSSSSPVSFEVEQPLWQRLQSLADHAGHLPISRLVETALNRLAAQPLPEAPPPRRQMSVRLKPELRDVLDQLSEEAGLSRSRLIREALEALVEHPPLEWMHNGNGLAKKPAASPATPVEEDAASASSRRKRRLGAGPAPRARRRPGAEVALVGESPGLNGKRKPKKAKKGA, encoded by the coding sequence ATGGTCTCCTCATCAAGCCCGGTAAGCTTTGAGGTTGAGCAGCCATTGTGGCAGCGCCTGCAATCCCTGGCGGATCATGCCGGCCACCTGCCCATCTCCCGTCTGGTGGAGACGGCGCTCAATCGCCTTGCTGCCCAACCCCTGCCCGAGGCGCCCCCGCCCCGCCGGCAGATGTCTGTCCGTCTCAAGCCAGAACTCCGCGACGTGCTCGACCAGCTTTCCGAAGAAGCTGGCCTCAGCCGCTCGCGTCTGATCCGAGAGGCGCTCGAAGCCCTCGTCGAGCATCCCCCGCTGGAGTGGATGCACAACGGCAACGGCCTGGCCAAGAAGCCCGCCGCCTCTCCCGCCACCCCGGTGGAAGAAGACGCTGCTTCGGCCTCCAGCCGCCGCAAACGCCGCCTGGGCGCGGGCCCCGCACCCCGAGCCCGTCGTCGCCCTGGCGCCGAAGTGGCCCTGGTGGGCGAGAGCCCCGGCCTCAACGGCAAGCGCAAGCCCAAGAAGGCGAAAAAAGGCGCATAA
- the icd gene encoding NADP-dependent isocitrate dehydrogenase: MSYQHLTPPAGEKVAKVNNQLHVPDQPVLPFIEGDGIGPDIWAASQRVFDAAVEKAYGGKKKITWFEVYAGEKAFNKFGTWLPEDTLQAFKEYLVGIKGPLTTPVGGGIRSLNVALRQELDLYVCQRPVRYFKGVQSPVKEPELVDMVIFRENSEDIYAGIEFQKGTPEAAKFASLLKEHFPKPFSKVRFPETSGFGIKPVSEEGTKRIVRSTIQYAIEQGRKSVTLVHKGNIMKFTEGAFRDWGYEVAREEFGGKVIGEGPWVELPNGIVVKDVIADAFLQQILMRPAEYDVIATLNLNGDYISDALAAQVGGIGIAPGGNINYINGAAIFEATHGTAPKYAGQDKVNPGSVILSGEMMFRYLGWNEAADLVIKGMEKAISGGQVTYDLARMMNIDPIKCSEFGSAVIKAMD; this comes from the coding sequence ATGAGTTATCAGCATCTTACACCCCCCGCTGGCGAGAAAGTCGCCAAGGTGAACAATCAACTGCACGTGCCGGACCAACCGGTGCTGCCCTTCATTGAAGGCGACGGCATTGGCCCCGACATCTGGGCCGCCTCCCAGCGCGTGTTCGATGCCGCAGTCGAAAAGGCCTACGGCGGCAAGAAGAAGATCACCTGGTTCGAAGTTTACGCCGGTGAAAAGGCCTTCAACAAGTTCGGCACCTGGCTGCCCGAAGACACCCTGCAAGCCTTCAAGGAATACCTCGTCGGCATCAAGGGCCCGTTGACGACCCCGGTGGGCGGCGGTATCCGCTCCCTGAATGTGGCCCTGCGCCAAGAGCTGGACCTCTACGTGTGCCAGCGCCCCGTCCGCTACTTCAAGGGCGTGCAAAGCCCCGTCAAGGAGCCGGAGCTGGTCGACATGGTGATCTTCCGTGAAAACAGCGAAGACATCTACGCCGGTATCGAGTTCCAGAAGGGCACGCCCGAGGCCGCCAAGTTTGCCTCGCTGCTCAAGGAGCACTTCCCGAAGCCCTTCAGCAAGGTCCGCTTCCCCGAGACCTCCGGCTTCGGCATCAAGCCCGTCTCCGAAGAAGGCACCAAGCGCATCGTCCGCTCGACCATCCAGTATGCGATCGAGCAAGGCCGCAAGAGCGTTACGCTCGTGCACAAGGGCAACATCATGAAGTTCACCGAAGGTGCCTTCCGCGACTGGGGTTACGAAGTAGCCCGCGAAGAGTTCGGCGGCAAGGTCATCGGTGAAGGCCCCTGGGTCGAGCTGCCCAACGGCATCGTCGTCAAGGACGTAATCGCCGATGCCTTCCTGCAGCAGATCCTGATGCGCCCCGCCGAATACGACGTCATCGCCACCCTCAACCTCAACGGCGACTACATCTCCGACGCCCTGGCCGCGCAGGTCGGCGGCATCGGTATCGCCCCCGGCGGTAACATCAACTACATCAACGGCGCCGCCATCTTCGAAGCCACCCACGGCACGGCCCCCAAGTATGCCGGCCAGGACAAGGTCAACCCCGGCTCCGTGATCCTCTCCGGCGAGATGATGTTCCGCTACCTCGGCTGGAACGAAGCCGCCGACCTCGTGATCAAGGGTATGGAAAAGGCGATCTCCGGCGGTCAAGTGACTTACGACCTCGCCCGCATGATGAACATCGACCCGATCAAGTGCTCCGAGTTCGGCAGCGCCGTGATCAAGGCGATGGACTAA
- a CDS encoding outer membrane beta-barrel protein, with the protein MKLPLRYLLGGAALLAGASSLQAIDQTVRVSAFYSVPGDSDFSGPSDAVLDGEGGLGLSLAWGVNLPVLRAEVEFLGAQYDYDGIQSEDLNDFDGDYERYGLFGNAIFDLPGVPFIDPYIGAGVGVVRTSTNLTVQTRTESNGTVTTTNTQTVNDANMTPAVQFMVGLKAEVADKIYATAGYRLLYADQDITESALEVSPNELSHFFELGLGYNF; encoded by the coding sequence ATGAAACTCCCACTGCGCTATCTTCTCGGCGGCGCGGCACTGCTTGCCGGTGCCTCGTCGCTTCAGGCCATCGACCAGACCGTCCGCGTCTCGGCGTTTTACAGCGTACCGGGCGACTCCGACTTCTCGGGCCCGTCCGACGCCGTGCTCGACGGTGAAGGCGGCCTCGGCCTGTCCCTCGCCTGGGGCGTCAACCTGCCCGTCCTGCGCGCCGAAGTGGAATTCCTCGGTGCCCAGTACGACTACGACGGTATCCAGTCGGAAGACCTGAACGACTTCGACGGCGATTACGAACGCTACGGCCTCTTCGGCAACGCGATCTTCGACCTGCCCGGCGTGCCGTTCATCGACCCCTACATCGGGGCCGGTGTGGGTGTGGTCCGCACCTCGACCAACCTCACGGTGCAGACCCGCACCGAGAGCAATGGCACCGTGACGACCACCAACACCCAGACGGTCAACGACGCCAACATGACGCCCGCCGTCCAGTTCATGGTCGGCCTCAAGGCGGAAGTGGCGGACAAGATCTACGCGACCGCCGGCTACCGCCTGCTGTATGCCGATCAGGACATCACCGAGTCGGCCCTGGAAGTGTCGCCCAACGAGCTCAGCCACTTCTTCGAGCTGGGCCTTGGTTACAATTTCTAG
- the galA gene encoding beta-galactosidase GalA, which yields MLLASVGAAAATETYPDSPSRTRTQINDGWRFALGHATETDADWDFNEGYFSYLAKAGFGDGPAAPSFDDRGWREITLPHDWAAELDYAPDASPSHGFKAVGRGFPENSVGWYRHTFHVPESDLGRRIRVEFDGIYRDAAIFVNGFFVGQEPSGYLSQSYDLSEYLNYGGDNVVAVRADASMEEGWYYEGAGIYRHVYLLKTAPLHVARYGTYVTTEIEGANATVSVETTVQNEGFETATFQVHQQVIDAEGNVVSTTESDTLTLDPGGTVTVSDALNVIDASLWELDAPYLYTLRTVLADRDGGEIDRYRTPFGIREIRFDPDEGFFLNGRHVKLKGTNNHQDHAGVGTALTDDLQEYRLRQLKAMGSNAYRVSHHPASPALLEACDRLGMLVIDENRLMGINDYHLDELRHMILRDRNHPSVILWSIGNEEWAIEGNVKGARVTERMQRFVQRLDPTRRVTAAISGGWGGISTVVDVMGVNYIKHGDTDRQHRDYPQQIIVGTEETTIQATRGIYVDAPALAHQAPREDGSSGGNAITGWQHYAARDYAAGVFYWTGFDYRGEPTPFGWPAVLSQFGILDNCGFPKDSFYYLRAWWQNEPVLHVFPHWNWPGREGETIEISAYSNCDEVELLVNGESQGRQAMPRNGFLSWNVVYAPGELVLRGYNGGKLAMEERRPTTGPAATVKLLADRLTMPADPQATAVIAVGVHAADGYLVPTADHLVRFSLTGPGRIVGVGNGNPSSHEPEQFNPTVSTRSLGAWQAPNPADTQSAVVYEVRFDRPKAPKGAQVQLLLSALGQEQRVTLNGKVLFDHADPKTATAALPLNSLELKPTGNVLQIAAQPFGDWRSRELLAQTKPAQWKIIEPAPPAQRRVFNGLAQVIVQGTGEPGVVELRAVADGLTPATVRIHVEE from the coding sequence ATGCTGCTCGCCTCCGTTGGAGCGGCTGCCGCCACCGAAACCTACCCCGACTCACCTAGCCGCACACGCACCCAGATCAACGACGGGTGGCGTTTTGCGCTGGGACACGCCACCGAGACCGACGCCGACTGGGACTTCAACGAAGGTTACTTCTCTTACCTCGCCAAGGCTGGATTCGGCGACGGCCCTGCCGCACCGTCGTTTGACGACCGAGGGTGGCGCGAGATCACCCTGCCCCACGACTGGGCGGCCGAGCTGGATTACGCGCCCGACGCCAGCCCAAGCCACGGCTTTAAGGCAGTGGGCCGAGGGTTCCCGGAAAACAGCGTGGGCTGGTATCGCCATACTTTCCACGTGCCCGAGAGTGATCTTGGCCGCCGGATCCGGGTCGAATTCGACGGTATCTACCGCGACGCCGCCATCTTTGTAAACGGCTTCTTCGTCGGCCAAGAGCCGAGCGGCTACCTCTCCCAGAGTTACGACCTCTCCGAATACCTCAACTACGGCGGCGACAACGTGGTCGCGGTGCGTGCGGACGCCTCGATGGAAGAGGGCTGGTATTACGAGGGCGCGGGTATTTACCGGCACGTCTACCTACTCAAGACGGCCCCGCTGCACGTCGCCCGCTACGGCACCTACGTCACCACCGAAATCGAAGGCGCAAACGCTACGGTATCGGTCGAAACCACGGTGCAAAACGAGGGCTTCGAGACCGCTACCTTCCAAGTTCATCAACAGGTGATCGACGCAGAAGGGAACGTCGTCTCGACGACCGAATCAGACACTTTGACGCTTGATCCTGGCGGCACCGTCACGGTCAGCGACGCCCTGAACGTGATCGACGCGAGTCTTTGGGAGTTGGACGCGCCCTACCTCTACACGCTGCGCACGGTTTTGGCCGACCGAGACGGGGGAGAGATCGACCGCTATCGCACGCCCTTCGGCATTCGTGAGATCCGTTTCGACCCCGACGAGGGCTTCTTCCTCAACGGGCGCCACGTGAAGCTGAAGGGGACGAACAATCACCAGGACCATGCGGGCGTCGGCACAGCTTTGACCGACGACCTGCAGGAATACCGACTGCGCCAACTTAAAGCGATGGGCAGCAACGCCTACCGCGTGTCGCACCACCCGGCCTCACCGGCCCTGCTGGAGGCTTGCGACCGGCTGGGCATGCTCGTGATCGACGAAAACCGCTTGATGGGGATCAACGATTACCACCTCGACGAGCTGCGGCACATGATCTTGCGCGACCGCAACCACCCGAGCGTGATCCTGTGGTCGATCGGGAACGAAGAGTGGGCGATCGAGGGCAATGTAAAGGGTGCCCGCGTCACCGAGCGGATGCAGCGCTTCGTCCAGCGGCTCGACCCGACCCGACGCGTGACGGCGGCCATCAGCGGCGGTTGGGGCGGCATCTCCACCGTGGTCGACGTGATGGGCGTCAACTACATCAAGCATGGAGACACCGACCGGCAGCACCGCGATTACCCGCAGCAAATCATCGTCGGCACCGAAGAAACGACGATCCAGGCCACGCGCGGCATCTACGTCGACGCCCCTGCCCTCGCCCACCAGGCCCCGCGCGAAGACGGCTCGTCCGGCGGCAACGCCATCACTGGCTGGCAGCACTATGCCGCGCGCGACTACGCGGCGGGCGTCTTTTACTGGACGGGCTTCGATTACCGGGGCGAGCCGACGCCGTTTGGCTGGCCGGCGGTGCTCTCGCAGTTCGGCATTCTCGACAACTGCGGCTTCCCCAAAGACAGCTTTTATTACCTGCGCGCATGGTGGCAAAACGAGCCGGTGCTGCACGTCTTCCCGCACTGGAATTGGCCGGGGCGCGAGGGTGAAACCATCGAAATAAGCGCTTACAGCAACTGCGACGAAGTCGAGCTGCTCGTGAACGGCGAGTCCCAAGGCCGCCAGGCGATGCCGCGCAACGGCTTCCTGAGCTGGAACGTCGTCTACGCGCCGGGCGAGCTGGTCTTGCGCGGCTACAACGGCGGCAAGTTGGCGATGGAAGAGCGCCGCCCCACCACCGGGCCAGCCGCCACCGTGAAGCTGTTGGCCGACCGGCTCACGATGCCTGCCGACCCGCAAGCTACGGCCGTGATCGCAGTGGGCGTGCATGCCGCCGATGGCTACCTGGTGCCGACGGCGGACCACCTCGTGCGCTTCAGCCTGACCGGGCCGGGGCGGATCGTGGGCGTCGGCAACGGCAACCCCTCTTCGCACGAGCCGGAGCAGTTCAACCCCACCGTCTCCACCCGCAGCCTGGGCGCTTGGCAAGCCCCCAACCCGGCGGACACCCAAAGCGCCGTTGTCTACGAAGTGCGCTTCGACCGGCCCAAGGCCCCAAAAGGCGCTCAGGTACAGCTGCTGCTTTCGGCCCTCGGGCAGGAACAGCGGGTGACGCTCAACGGCAAGGTGCTCTTCGACCATGCGGATCCCAAGACCGCGACCGCCGCCTTGCCCCTCAATTCGCTGGAGCTGAAGCCGACCGGCAACGTGCTGCAGATCGCCGCCCAGCCCTTCGGCGACTGGCGCTCGCGAGAGCTGCTGGCGCAGACGAAGCCGGCCCAGTGGAAAATCATCGAGCCGGCCCCACCCGCTCAGCGTCGCGTCTTCAACGGCCTCGCTCAAGTCATCGTGCAAGGCACCGGAGAACCCGGCGTGGTCGAACTCCGCGCCGTGGCCGACGGGCTGACCCCGGCTACCGTGCGCATCCACGTAGAGGAGTAG
- a CDS encoding TonB-dependent receptor, whose amino-acid sequence MKRISSLYLTLLAVGSLVVPTAVAQTAFQEEEPAFELAPFAVTADGAQSVLFITSRDLNERQASDLEDTLSIDPSVTVGGSTAIAQKIYVRNLGEGLINVSVDGATQSGSLFHHTGRIAIEPELLKQVEVQPGVGNATDGPGALGGAIRFVTKDPEDMLADGQTVGAQTKYTYFSNTDGHKGSVIGYGRLSDGWSILASYVGSEHEEIEDGDGNELAGSGSRQDVIMTKVVGHFGDGHTVRASFEHLDEEGEKLRRPEWAPSPGNPSYPMESERKTGTVGYSFDPASIEWIDLEFTASYTTAELMQNGSYGPYEGKVEGLQFDLRNHQEVGITKVTYGIDYRRDEVEAGSVGSSVRETERGNVTGLFAQSEFDFTEAFTLTGGARLDYYRLKDRQDQRFTDNGFSPNIGAIYRLTPELSINASAATAFRGPDVADAFRVDIADNDPDLEAEKARNYELRLMYEQGGLLLEGGVYRNEIHDVITNTTPWDRHYLNAGDVETDGVFVRAVYSTERYNLSLQYNHADTTINGQTATRYQYSSLVSRIGDTWVADATWRPLDQLDVGWNVRYVQGLDDISIPESITGGVPGVSIDKPGYVTHDFFLRWRPEFFEYLTLNLTVKNIFDKQYLSHGSVEDMRNMPGTGWESTVGAPEQGRDIRLSATLRF is encoded by the coding sequence ATGAAACGCATCTCGTCCCTCTACCTCACGCTCTTGGCTGTTGGCAGCCTTGTTGTGCCGACCGCAGTCGCCCAAACCGCCTTTCAAGAAGAAGAGCCCGCCTTCGAGCTCGCTCCCTTTGCCGTAACGGCGGACGGCGCGCAAAGCGTGCTCTTCATTACCAGCCGCGACCTCAACGAGCGCCAGGCCAGCGACCTCGAAGACACCTTGTCGATCGACCCCAGCGTGACCGTGGGCGGCTCGACCGCCATCGCGCAAAAGATCTACGTGCGCAACCTCGGTGAGGGCCTGATCAACGTCTCGGTCGACGGCGCCACGCAGTCGGGCTCGCTCTTTCACCACACCGGCCGCATCGCCATCGAGCCCGAGCTGCTGAAGCAAGTCGAAGTGCAGCCCGGCGTGGGCAACGCGACCGACGGCCCTGGCGCGCTCGGCGGCGCGATCCGCTTTGTGACCAAAGACCCGGAAGACATGCTGGCAGACGGCCAGACGGTGGGTGCGCAGACCAAATACACCTATTTCAGCAATACCGACGGCCACAAGGGCAGCGTGATCGGCTATGGCCGGTTGAGCGATGGCTGGAGCATCCTCGCCAGCTACGTCGGCTCCGAGCATGAAGAGATCGAAGACGGCGACGGCAACGAGCTGGCGGGCTCCGGCTCGCGTCAGGACGTGATAATGACCAAGGTGGTTGGCCACTTCGGCGACGGCCACACCGTGCGCGCCAGCTTCGAACATCTGGACGAGGAAGGCGAGAAGCTCCGCCGCCCCGAATGGGCTCCCAGCCCCGGCAACCCGTCCTACCCGATGGAATCCGAGCGCAAGACGGGCACTGTCGGCTACAGCTTTGATCCCGCCTCCATCGAGTGGATCGACCTCGAGTTTACCGCCAGCTACACCACCGCCGAACTCATGCAAAACGGGTCTTATGGCCCGTACGAAGGTAAAGTGGAAGGGCTGCAGTTCGACCTCCGGAACCATCAGGAAGTCGGCATCACCAAGGTGACTTACGGCATCGACTACCGACGTGACGAAGTGGAAGCAGGTTCGGTTGGCAGCTCGGTCCGCGAAACCGAGAGGGGTAACGTGACGGGCCTCTTTGCCCAAAGCGAGTTTGACTTCACCGAAGCCTTCACCCTGACCGGCGGTGCGCGCCTCGATTATTACAGATTGAAGGACCGTCAGGACCAACGCTTTACGGACAACGGCTTTAGCCCCAACATCGGCGCGATTTACCGGCTGACGCCCGAGCTGAGCATCAACGCCAGCGCCGCGACCGCTTTCCGTGGCCCGGATGTAGCCGACGCCTTCCGTGTCGACATTGCAGACAACGACCCGGATCTCGAAGCCGAAAAGGCCCGCAACTACGAGCTGCGCCTGATGTACGAGCAGGGCGGCCTGCTGCTCGAAGGCGGCGTCTACCGCAATGAGATCCACGACGTCATCACCAACACGACACCGTGGGACCGCCACTATCTTAACGCTGGCGATGTCGAGACCGATGGTGTCTTTGTGCGTGCCGTCTACAGCACTGAGCGCTACAACCTGAGCCTGCAATACAACCACGCCGACACCACCATTAACGGCCAGACGGCGACGCGCTACCAATACAGCTCGCTCGTCTCCCGGATCGGCGATACCTGGGTGGCCGACGCCACCTGGCGCCCGCTCGACCAGCTCGATGTGGGCTGGAACGTGCGCTACGTGCAGGGCCTAGACGATATCTCGATTCCCGAATCCATCACCGGCGGAGTTCCGGGTGTATCTATCGACAAGCCTGGCTACGTAACTCACGACTTCTTCCTGCGCTGGCGCCCGGAATTCTTCGAATACCTCACGCTCAACCTTACGGTGAAGAATATCTTCGACAAGCAATACCTCAGCCACGGCAGTGTGGAAGATATGCGGAACATGCCCGGAACCGGTTGGGAATCCACGGTGGGCGCACCGGAGCAAGGCCGCGACATCCGCCTCTCCGCTACCCTCCGCTTCTAG
- a CDS encoding PepSY-associated TM helix domain-containing protein: MSQPQPAKAARRPFSFRRLIFWGHLILGIVTGVVVFIMSATGIAIAFEEEMLAWADREVSHVSPPAEAAARLPVEALVERVTAAHPDFVPTSITVFSEPDHAHAFYAGREGPLYVNPYTGETRESEAHDLHHFIHYMEEWHRWLAMEGDAFPVGRMITGVANIGFLLLCISGLYLWLPRRWSWRALRPILWFVKGYKGKARDYNWHNVLGFWSLPVLVVLAATAVVISFRWGHNLPFQLAGETPPEARNYGMMRTPPAEVPTPPEGAQRVPLDVALTEVSNAYPEWVNIGLELPTPEQLAAETPDPLHLGVTVPDYMPSRAYIPIESDPFTGTILKTTHFETRSPGLQARVWIRFLHTGGAFGFWGKLIASIACLASLVLVYTGFALTWRRWLRSQKKKAKTA; encoded by the coding sequence ATGAGTCAGCCCCAGCCAGCCAAGGCGGCGCGCCGCCCCTTCTCGTTTCGCCGCCTGATCTTCTGGGGCCACCTCATCCTGGGCATCGTCACCGGGGTCGTCGTCTTTATTATGTCGGCCACCGGGATTGCGATCGCCTTCGAAGAAGAAATGCTCGCCTGGGCCGATCGTGAAGTGAGCCACGTCTCGCCACCGGCGGAAGCTGCGGCCCGCCTGCCGGTCGAGGCCCTCGTTGAGCGCGTAACGGCGGCGCACCCGGACTTTGTGCCGACGAGCATCACCGTTTTCAGCGAGCCCGACCATGCCCACGCCTTCTACGCAGGTCGCGAAGGGCCGCTCTACGTCAACCCCTACACCGGGGAGACGCGCGAGAGCGAGGCGCACGACCTCCACCACTTCATCCATTACATGGAAGAGTGGCACCGCTGGCTGGCGATGGAGGGCGACGCCTTCCCTGTCGGTCGCATGATCACCGGCGTGGCCAACATTGGCTTCCTGCTGCTCTGCATCAGCGGGCTCTACCTGTGGTTACCGCGCCGCTGGAGCTGGCGGGCGCTGCGGCCCATCCTGTGGTTCGTCAAAGGCTACAAAGGCAAGGCGCGCGACTACAACTGGCACAACGTGCTCGGCTTTTGGAGCCTGCCCGTGCTCGTCGTGCTCGCCGCCACCGCCGTCGTCATCTCGTTCCGGTGGGGGCACAACCTGCCGTTCCAGCTCGCCGGCGAGACGCCGCCCGAGGCCCGCAACTACGGCATGATGCGCACCCCACCCGCCGAGGTCCCGACTCCGCCCGAAGGTGCCCAACGCGTGCCGCTCGACGTGGCGCTGACAGAGGTGAGCAATGCCTACCCCGAGTGGGTCAATATCGGGCTTGAGCTGCCCACCCCCGAGCAACTGGCCGCCGAGACGCCCGACCCGCTCCACCTTGGCGTAACGGTGCCGGATTATATGCCCAGCCGGGCTTACATCCCGATCGAGTCGGACCCTTTTACCGGCACGATCCTCAAGACGACGCATTTCGAGACCCGCAGCCCCGGCCTGCAAGCCCGCGTCTGGATCCGCTTTCTGCACACCGGCGGGGCCTTCGGCTTCTGGGGCAAGCTGATCGCCTCCATCGCCTGCCTCGCCTCTCTGGTGCTTGTCTACACCGGCTTCGCCCTCACCTGGCGCCGCTGGCTCCGCAGCCAGAAGAAGAAGGCGAAGACGGCGTAA